A genome region from Manihot esculenta cultivar AM560-2 chromosome 5, M.esculenta_v8, whole genome shotgun sequence includes the following:
- the LOC110615885 gene encoding transcription factor BHLH42 — translation MAAPPSSHLQSMLQAAVQSVQWAYSLFWKICPQQRILVWGDGYYNGAIKTRKTVQPMEVSAEEASLQRSQHLKDLYESLSAGETNQPTKRPCAALSPEDLTESEWFYLMSLSFSFPSGVGLPGKAYARQQHVWLTGANEIDSKIFSRAILAKSACIQTVVCIPLLDGVLELGTTQKVQEDIGFVQRVKSFFTDHHLPLPPPSKPALSEHSTSNPETYLLDQPHFQSSMPFIYGITDPRTSDDQDDDGEEEEEEEEEEEEEDDDGKEEERSDSEGETGRETPSVRTRAQNAETVITAGAEPSELMQLEMSEDIRLGSPDDGSNNLELDFQLIRSGNIPAVHQSREDSFRAESTPLSSSLQPSAAAGPPPLETMVQEDTHYSQTVSGILHRQPIQWAEPSSVAYLSYSNQSAFTKYTNRCPDHVLHLPIEGPSQWFLKYILFNVPYLHYKYREENSPRLRDGNTANRFRKDGAAQDELSANHVLAERRRREKLNERFIILRSLVPFVTKMDKASILGDTIEYVKQLREKIQELEARNQQMEIEQQSRFAHLPQTISSLKDQRRALDTRNLRSVEGSAGCTKPKTVETSPALPLLETETNVEVSIIECDALLEMQCGYREGLLLDIMQKLRELRIETTTVQSSLNNGVFVAELRATVKDNVAAKKVSIMEVKRAIHQIIPNP, via the exons GGAAAATATGTCCACAGCAACG GATCTTAGTATGGGGAGATGGGTATTACAATGGAGCTATCAAGACTCGAAAGACAGTGCAACCAATGGAGGTTAGTGCCGAGGAGGCCTCTTTGCAAAGGAGCCAGCACCTTAAAGATCTTTATGAGTCATTGTCTGCAGGAGAGACCAACCAGCCAACAAAGAGACCTTGTGCAGCTTTGTCTCCGGAGGACTTAACGGAGTCCGAGTGGTTCTATTTGATGTCTTTGTCCTTCTCATTTCCCTCTGGTGTAGG GTTACCGGGAAAGGCATATGCACGGCAGCAGCATGTATGGCTCACCGGTGCAAACGAGATTGACAGCAAAATTTTTTCAAGGGCTATTCTTGCCAAG AGTGCATGTATACAG ACTGTAGTATGCATCCCTCTTCTTGACGGTGTTTTGGAGCTAGGAACGACTCAGAAG GTTCAAGAGGACATTGGATTTGTCCAACGAGTGAAGAGCTTCTTTACTGACCAccatcttcctcttcctccACCGTCAAAACCAGCTCTCTCCGAACACTCAACTTCTAACCCCGAGACTTACTTATTAGATCAACCTCACTTCCAGTCTTCCATGCCTTTCATATATGGGATCACAGATCCTCGCACCAGTGACGACCAAGACGATGACggtgaggaggaggaggaggaggaggaggaggaggaggaggaagatgacgATGGCAAAGAGGAAGAAAGGTCTGACTCAGAAGGAGAAACAGGTCGAGAAACTCCCTCAGTACGTACTCGAGCACAAAACGCTGAAACAGTAATAACAGCAGGTGCAGAGCCAAGCGAACTGATGCAATTGGAGATGTCGGAGGATATTCGGCTTGGCTCGCCGGATGATGGGTCTAATAATTTGGAGTTAGATTTCCAGTTGATCAGATCAGGGAATATTCCGGCGGTTCATCAGAGTCGAGAAGACTCGTTTAGAGCGGAGTCGACTCCTTTGAGTAGTAGTCTTCAACCATCAGCTGCAGCAG GACCACCTCCACTGGAAACGATGGTGCAAGAAGACACTCACTATTCCCAAACGGTCTCCGGCATCCTTCACAGGCAGCCTATTCAGTGGGCCGAGCCATCCTCCGTTGCTTACCTCTCATACTCCAACCAATCAGCTTTCACTAAATACACAAATCGATGCCCTGATCACGTCCTTCACTTGCCCATCGAAGGCCCTTCCCAGTGGTTCCTCAAGTACATTCTCTTCAACGTACCCTACCTCCATTACAAATACCGCGAAGAAAATTCACCCAGGTTACGTGACGGCAACACTGCTAATCGCTTTCGCAAAGACGGTGCCGCTCAGGATGAGCTCAGTGCCAATCACGTCCTCGCCGAGCGCCGACGTCGGGAGAAGCTCAACGAGAGATTTATAATACTAAGGTCGCTAGTACCGTTCGTCACAAAAATGGATAAGGCCTCGATATTAGGGGACACCATTGAGTATGTCAAGCAGCTCCGTGAAAAGATTCAAGAGTTGGAAGCTCGTAATCAACAGATGGAGATTGAGCAACAATCAAGATTCGCACACCTACCGCAAACAATATCTAGTTTGAAGGACCAAAGGAGAGCATTAGATACGAGGAATTTAAGGTCAGTGGAGGGGAGCGCTGGGTGCACGAAGCCTAAGACGGTGGAGACATCCCCAGCGCTACCTTTGTTGGAAACAGAGACCAACGTAGAGGTGTCGATAATAGAGTGCGATGCGTTGCTTGAGATGCAATGTGGATACAGAGAAGGGCTGTTGCTTGATATAATGCAAAAGCTTCGGGAACTTCGAATAGAAACCACGACGGTTCAGTCTTCCTTGAATAATGGAGTGTTTGTGGCTGAACTGAGGGCCACGGTAAAAGACAATGTTGCTGCAAAGAAGGTAAGCATTATGGAGGTTAAGAGGGCAATCCATCAGATAATTCCCAACCCCTAA
- the LOC110615884 gene encoding general transcription and DNA repair factor IIH helicase subunit XPD isoform X2, giving the protein MKFQIEDVTVYFPYDNIYPEQYSYMIELKRALDAKGHCLLEMPTGTGKTIALLSLITSYSLSKPQSQVKLIYCTRTVHEMEKTLAELKLLHNYQIKHLGPAARILAIGLSSRKNLCVNPTVLAAENRDSVDAACRKLTASWVRAMAAENPNVPTCEFFENYERAASAAVLPPGVYTLQDLRAYGKETGWCPYFLARHMVQFANVVVYSYQYLLDPKVAGIISKEMQKESVVVFDEAHNIDNVCIEALSVSVRTKTLDGASRNLSRITQEIERFKATDAGRLRAEYNRLVEGLAHRGNLATDTWLANPALPDDILKEAVPGNIRRAEHFLHVLRRLVQYLRGRLDTENVEKESPINFVASLNTHAGIDQKTLKFCYDRLHSLMLTLEITDTDEFLHIQTICDFATLVGTYSRGFSIIIEPFDERMPHIPDPVLQLSCHDASLAIKPVFDRFQSVVITSGTLSPIDLYPRLLNFHPVVSRSFTMSLTRDCICPMVLTRGSDQLPVSTKFDMRSDPGVARNYGKLLVEMVSVVPDGIVCFFVSYSYMDGIINSWNETGVLKDIMQHKLVFIETQDVVETTLALDNYRRACDCGRGAVFFSVARGKVAEGIDFDRHYGRLVIMFGIPFQYTLSKILIARLEYLRDTFQIKEGDFLTFDALRQAAQCVGRVIRSKADYGMMIFADKRYSRHDKRSKLPGWILSHLRDANLNLSTDMALHIAREFLRKMAQPYDKTGSGGRKTLLSQEDLEKMAENGVQEMLY; this is encoded by the exons ATGAAGTTCCAAATCGAGGACGTGACCGTCTACTTCCCTTACGATAACATTTACCCGGAGCAGTACTCATATATGATCGAATTAAAACGTGCCCTGGACGCCAAGGGCCACTGCCTCCTGGAAATGCCAACAGGAACTGGAAAGACCATAGCGCTTCTATCTTTGATCACCAGCTACTCTCTCTCCAAGCCCCAGAGCCAAGTGAAGCTAATCTACTGCACGCGAACTGTGCACGAGATGGAGAAAACCCTTGCCGAGCTCAAACTGTTGCACAATTACCAAATCAAGCATTTGGGACCTGCCGCGAGAATTTTGGCTATTGGATTGTCCTCCAGGAAGAATCTCTGCGTGAATCCGACGGTTTTGGCCGCGGAGAATCGGGATTCAGTGGATGCCGCTTGTAGGAAGTTGACGGCGAGCTGGGTTAGGGCTATGGCCGCAGAGAATCCTAATGTACCGACTTGTGAGTTTTTTGAAAACTATGAAAGGGCGGCGTCCGCAGCAGTATTGCCACCGGGAGTTTACACGCTTCAG GATCTGAGAGCATATGGGAAGGAGACAGGGTGGTGTCCATACTTCTTAGCACGGCATATGGTGCAATTTGCAAATGTGGTGGTTTATAGTTACCAATACCTGCTTGATCCCAAGGTAGCTGGAATTATATCTAAGGAAATGCAAAAGGAGTCTGTAGTGGTGTTCGATGAGGCACATAATATTGATAATGTGTGTATTGAAGCACTTAGTGTTAGTGTGAGAACCAAGACACTTGATGGAGCTTCCAGAAATCTGTCAAGGATAACTCAGGAGATTGAGAG GTTCAAGGCCACCGATGCTGGTAGATTGCGTGCTGAATACAACCGGCTTGTTGAGGGTTTGGCACATCGAGGAAACCTAG CCACAGATACCTGGCTTGCAAACCCTGCCTTACCTGATGACATTCTGAAGGAGGCAGTTCCTGGCAATATTCGTCGAGCGGAGCATTTTCTGCATGTCTTGCGAAGATTAGTTCAATACCTAAGAGGACGTTTGGATACGGAGAACGTTGAGAAGGAAAGTCCTATTAACTTTGTCGCCTCTTTAAATACCCATGCAGGAATTGACCAGAAAACATTGAAGTTCTGCTATGATCGCCTACACTCACTTATGCTGACACTGGAAATAACGGACACAGATGAGTTCTTACATATCCAAACAATATGCGACTTTGCAACGCTTGTGGGAACATATAGTCGTGGATTTTCCATCATAATTGAACCTTTTGATGAGAGAATGCCACATATTCCTGACCCTGTATTGCAG CTTAGCTGCCATGACGCATCTCTTGCCATAAAGCCAGTATTTGATAGGTTCCAGTCAGTTGTGATTACTTCTGGAACTCTGAGCCCAATTGACCTCTACCCTCGTCTTCTTAACTTCCATCCTGTTGTCAGTCGAAGCTTTACAATGTCGTTGACAAGAGATTGCATATGCCCTATGGTTCTTACTCGTGGAAG TGACCAACTTCCAGTAAGTACCAAATTTGATATGAGAAGTGATCCGGGTGTTGCAAGAAACTATGGGAAGCTGTTGGTGGAGATGGTATCTGTTGTTCCAGATGGAATTGTATGCTTTTTTGTCAGTTACTCTTACATGGATGGAATTATCAACAGCTGGAATGAAACTGGAGTTCTTAAG GATATAATGCAACATAAACTTGTCTTTATTGAGACGCAAGATGTGGTAGAAACTACGTTGGCTCTTGACAACTATCGCAGGGCTTGTGATTGTGGGAGAGGTGCAGTGTTTTTCTCTGTTGCCAG GGGAAAGGTAGCTGAAGGAATAGACTTTGATCGACACTATGGTAGACTAGTGATCATGTTTGGTATTCCTTTCCAGTACACCTTAAGCAA GATATTAATTGCACGGTTGGAGTATCTGCGGGACACATTTCAAATAAAGGAGGGTGATTTCCTAACATTTGATGCCTTG AGACAAGCTGCTCAATGTGTGGGACGAGTGATCAGGTCAAAGGCTGATTATGGAATGATGATATTTGCTGATAAAAG ATATAGCCGTCATGACAAGCGGTCAAAATTGCCTGGTTGGATACTGTCGCATTTGCGTGATGCAAACTTGAATTTGAGCACCGACATGGCTTTGCATATTGCACGCGAG TTTCTCCGAAAGATGGCTCAACCCTATGATAAAACGGGCAGCGGTGGTAGGAAAACCCTGTTGTCACAAGAAGACCTCGAGAAGATGGCTGAAAATGGAGTACAGGAGATGTTGTACTAA
- the LOC110615884 gene encoding general transcription and DNA repair factor IIH helicase subunit XPD isoform X1, whose product MKFQIEDVTVYFPYDNIYPEQYSYMIELKRALDAKGHCLLEMPTGTGKTIALLSLITSYSLSKPQSQVKLIYCTRTVHEMEKTLAELKLLHNYQIKHLGPAARILAIGLSSRKNLCVNPTVLAAENRDSVDAACRKLTASWVRAMAAENPNVPTCEFFENYERAASAAVLPPGVYTLQDLRAYGKETGWCPYFLARHMVQFANVVVYSYQYLLDPKVAGIISKEMQKESVVVFDEAHNIDNVCIEALSVSVRTKTLDGASRNLSRITQEIERFKATDAGRLRAEYNRLVEGLAHRGNLGATDTWLANPALPDDILKEAVPGNIRRAEHFLHVLRRLVQYLRGRLDTENVEKESPINFVASLNTHAGIDQKTLKFCYDRLHSLMLTLEITDTDEFLHIQTICDFATLVGTYSRGFSIIIEPFDERMPHIPDPVLQLSCHDASLAIKPVFDRFQSVVITSGTLSPIDLYPRLLNFHPVVSRSFTMSLTRDCICPMVLTRGSDQLPVSTKFDMRSDPGVARNYGKLLVEMVSVVPDGIVCFFVSYSYMDGIINSWNETGVLKDIMQHKLVFIETQDVVETTLALDNYRRACDCGRGAVFFSVARGKVAEGIDFDRHYGRLVIMFGIPFQYTLSKILIARLEYLRDTFQIKEGDFLTFDALRQAAQCVGRVIRSKADYGMMIFADKRYSRHDKRSKLPGWILSHLRDANLNLSTDMALHIAREFLRKMAQPYDKTGSGGRKTLLSQEDLEKMAENGVQEMLY is encoded by the exons ATGAAGTTCCAAATCGAGGACGTGACCGTCTACTTCCCTTACGATAACATTTACCCGGAGCAGTACTCATATATGATCGAATTAAAACGTGCCCTGGACGCCAAGGGCCACTGCCTCCTGGAAATGCCAACAGGAACTGGAAAGACCATAGCGCTTCTATCTTTGATCACCAGCTACTCTCTCTCCAAGCCCCAGAGCCAAGTGAAGCTAATCTACTGCACGCGAACTGTGCACGAGATGGAGAAAACCCTTGCCGAGCTCAAACTGTTGCACAATTACCAAATCAAGCATTTGGGACCTGCCGCGAGAATTTTGGCTATTGGATTGTCCTCCAGGAAGAATCTCTGCGTGAATCCGACGGTTTTGGCCGCGGAGAATCGGGATTCAGTGGATGCCGCTTGTAGGAAGTTGACGGCGAGCTGGGTTAGGGCTATGGCCGCAGAGAATCCTAATGTACCGACTTGTGAGTTTTTTGAAAACTATGAAAGGGCGGCGTCCGCAGCAGTATTGCCACCGGGAGTTTACACGCTTCAG GATCTGAGAGCATATGGGAAGGAGACAGGGTGGTGTCCATACTTCTTAGCACGGCATATGGTGCAATTTGCAAATGTGGTGGTTTATAGTTACCAATACCTGCTTGATCCCAAGGTAGCTGGAATTATATCTAAGGAAATGCAAAAGGAGTCTGTAGTGGTGTTCGATGAGGCACATAATATTGATAATGTGTGTATTGAAGCACTTAGTGTTAGTGTGAGAACCAAGACACTTGATGGAGCTTCCAGAAATCTGTCAAGGATAACTCAGGAGATTGAGAG GTTCAAGGCCACCGATGCTGGTAGATTGCGTGCTGAATACAACCGGCTTGTTGAGGGTTTGGCACATCGAGGAAACCTAGGTG CCACAGATACCTGGCTTGCAAACCCTGCCTTACCTGATGACATTCTGAAGGAGGCAGTTCCTGGCAATATTCGTCGAGCGGAGCATTTTCTGCATGTCTTGCGAAGATTAGTTCAATACCTAAGAGGACGTTTGGATACGGAGAACGTTGAGAAGGAAAGTCCTATTAACTTTGTCGCCTCTTTAAATACCCATGCAGGAATTGACCAGAAAACATTGAAGTTCTGCTATGATCGCCTACACTCACTTATGCTGACACTGGAAATAACGGACACAGATGAGTTCTTACATATCCAAACAATATGCGACTTTGCAACGCTTGTGGGAACATATAGTCGTGGATTTTCCATCATAATTGAACCTTTTGATGAGAGAATGCCACATATTCCTGACCCTGTATTGCAG CTTAGCTGCCATGACGCATCTCTTGCCATAAAGCCAGTATTTGATAGGTTCCAGTCAGTTGTGATTACTTCTGGAACTCTGAGCCCAATTGACCTCTACCCTCGTCTTCTTAACTTCCATCCTGTTGTCAGTCGAAGCTTTACAATGTCGTTGACAAGAGATTGCATATGCCCTATGGTTCTTACTCGTGGAAG TGACCAACTTCCAGTAAGTACCAAATTTGATATGAGAAGTGATCCGGGTGTTGCAAGAAACTATGGGAAGCTGTTGGTGGAGATGGTATCTGTTGTTCCAGATGGAATTGTATGCTTTTTTGTCAGTTACTCTTACATGGATGGAATTATCAACAGCTGGAATGAAACTGGAGTTCTTAAG GATATAATGCAACATAAACTTGTCTTTATTGAGACGCAAGATGTGGTAGAAACTACGTTGGCTCTTGACAACTATCGCAGGGCTTGTGATTGTGGGAGAGGTGCAGTGTTTTTCTCTGTTGCCAG GGGAAAGGTAGCTGAAGGAATAGACTTTGATCGACACTATGGTAGACTAGTGATCATGTTTGGTATTCCTTTCCAGTACACCTTAAGCAA GATATTAATTGCACGGTTGGAGTATCTGCGGGACACATTTCAAATAAAGGAGGGTGATTTCCTAACATTTGATGCCTTG AGACAAGCTGCTCAATGTGTGGGACGAGTGATCAGGTCAAAGGCTGATTATGGAATGATGATATTTGCTGATAAAAG ATATAGCCGTCATGACAAGCGGTCAAAATTGCCTGGTTGGATACTGTCGCATTTGCGTGATGCAAACTTGAATTTGAGCACCGACATGGCTTTGCATATTGCACGCGAG TTTCTCCGAAAGATGGCTCAACCCTATGATAAAACGGGCAGCGGTGGTAGGAAAACCCTGTTGTCACAAGAAGACCTCGAGAAGATGGCTGAAAATGGAGTACAGGAGATGTTGTACTAA